In Zunongwangia sp. HGR-M22, the sequence GCTGGTATTGTGGAGAGCGTTTAGATAAAGGAAGCCAGCAGCATTATTCACATAACCAAGCACCTGTAACCGTTATCAATAAGTACCCAAAATGGAATTCGGGATTAGCAATTTTACTAAGTATCTTTTTTCCCGGAATTGGCCATATTTACAAAGGCCAGGTTGCCGCCGGTATATTATGGCTTATATTTGTAACTATTGGTTATATCCTATTTATCTTTCCAGGAATTATATTACATCTAATTTGCATCATTACTGCAGCTAGTGGAGACCCATATAAATAACCAATATTGCACAATTGTATTGATTAATTTTGCATAATCTGCTTAGAGAATAAAAAAAATCTTAGTAAATAATAAACTAAAAAGCGCCCTGAAAATTTTCAGGGCGCTTTTGTTTTCTAAGATATTTTGGGATAGCTTAAATTACTCTTATTAATTAAAGATCAAGGATTCGGGTTCTTAATGCTTAATTATGAAGCAATTTAAAATATATAATTCGATCCCACAAATAATTCATTATAAATATTTAAAATAGAGGTTATTAGACTCGTGCTTTGCAAACTGAATTGTGAGTGTTAGTCGGCCGTCAGCACTAAAAATTAAAAAACAAATTGAATCTTGATCTTTTTATTTCTTGTTACCACTTCTAGGTCAGTTTTAATTTTATATCTTGAATTACTTATTTTTCTTCCGATTATAATTTCTATTTTTCAATAGCGTAGCACGCCTTTCACTACATGCAGCTGTCCTTCGATAATGCATTCTCAAATTCAAAATCATTTAAATTCGATCTAATTTCAGAAGATAAAATTTTTTATTCTCATCCTCGGCAATTTGATCACAATGCGCGACGCATGTTTAAATAAGAGATTTCCCCGTATAGGATATCGTAATGCAATGTGGAAGATTCCATCACAGCAATTTCTCTCTTACTTCCAATAAAACCATTCAATATTTCTGGAGTAAAATCAGTTTTTTAGTCTTGGTCATCCACTACATCCGAGGAAGGCAAATATTAAATTACACAAAGAAATATTTTTATAAGAATTTGTTTCTGTAAAGATGAAATTCACTCAAAACAGTTGCTTAGATGAAATTAAAATGATGATTTTTAGAAAAGATCTATGTTATACTCAAGGAAATGAATTATTTTTCAAATAAAACAATTGGAACGTTTCAATTTTTAAAGATTAAATGAATAGAAAGAACTTTATAAAAAATATAGCCATCATTTCTGCCGTAGCTGGTATTCCTGGGTTTTATGCCTGGAAGGTAGAGCCTTTTTGGTTAGAATTTGTCTATCAAAAAATGCCAATAAAAAATCTTCCTTCAACATTAGAAGGGAAAATGCTAATGCAAATTAGCGATATTCATATTGGTGATTTTTTCGATTATCAATATATAATTGATTCTTTTAAAAAGGCACAACAGCTACATCCAGATTTTGTGGTTTACACGGGTGATTTTGTGACTTACGATGAGCCTAGAAATCTAGATCAGCTTGCTGAAGTTATTCCGTTCTTCCCCACCGGAAGTCTGGGAAGTATAGGTATTTTGGGTAATCATGATTATGGAGTTGATTACAAGGAAGAACATGTTGCTAAAAATATAGTAGATCAATTGGCTTCGAGAAATATTCAGATTTTAAGAAATGAAGCTGTGATTACCAATGGAATAAACTTTATTGGGATAGATGACTTTTGGGGAACTAATTTTCATCCTGAAAAAGCTACTGGAAATTATGATTCTCAGATGGCCAATATTGCCTTATGTCATAATCCCGATGTTTGTGATCTAGACGTTTGGAATAATTATAAAGGTTGGATTTTAAGCGGACATACACACGGTGGGCAATGCAAACCTCCTTTTTTAAGAGCACCAATTTTACCAGTAGAAAACAAGCGTTACGATGCGGGGATAATCGACCTTTACGACGGGAGAACTTTGTATATAAATCGTGCACTAGGCTGCTTACGTCAAGTTCGTTTTAACGTACGACCAGAAATTACTTTATTTACATTAGAGTCGGCTTGAAAAAATCGTAGAAATGAAAATTGCCTTAGCACAAATAAGCTCAATCCCCGGAAATATTAATGCAAATCTCAAAAAACATCTTGATTTTATCACAAAAGCTAAAGATGCAAAAACCGACTTAATTGTTTTTCCTGAATTATCATTAACCGGTTACGAACCTACTTTAGCAAAATCTTTAGCTTTTTCTAAAAGTGACGATAGATTGAATTTGTTTAAGGACTATAGCTCTAAAAACAATATTTCGATCGCTTTGGGCTTGCCTCTAGCACTAGGTTCTAATCTTCATATTGCAATGGCCATTTTTGAACCTAATAAAGAGATTCGCTTTTATTTCAAACAATTTTTGCATCCAGATGAACTTCATTTTTTTCAACCTAAATCAAATTCTTCTATAATTGAAATCCAACAGAAAAAAATAAAAATCGCCATTTGTTATGAGGTTTTGGTTGCTGCACATCTCAACAATATTAATTCAGAAAAAATTGATTTCTTTTTAGCAAGTGTAGCAAAACATCAAATAGGAATGAAAAAAGCTGAAAATGCATTGAAAATGATTTCAGAAAAATATAAAATCCCGGCGCTATTAGTGAATACTATCGGAAAAGCAGATGGAATGACCTGCTACG encodes:
- a CDS encoding metallophosphoesterase — encoded protein: MNRKNFIKNIAIISAVAGIPGFYAWKVEPFWLEFVYQKMPIKNLPSTLEGKMLMQISDIHIGDFFDYQYIIDSFKKAQQLHPDFVVYTGDFVTYDEPRNLDQLAEVIPFFPTGSLGSIGILGNHDYGVDYKEEHVAKNIVDQLASRNIQILRNEAVITNGINFIGIDDFWGTNFHPEKATGNYDSQMANIALCHNPDVCDLDVWNNYKGWILSGHTHGGQCKPPFLRAPILPVENKRYDAGIIDLYDGRTLYINRALGCLRQVRFNVRPEITLFTLESA
- a CDS encoding carbon-nitrogen hydrolase family protein, whose product is MKIALAQISSIPGNINANLKKHLDFITKAKDAKTDLIVFPELSLTGYEPTLAKSLAFSKSDDRLNLFKDYSSKNNISIALGLPLALGSNLHIAMAIFEPNKEIRFYFKQFLHPDELHFFQPKSNSSIIEIQQKKIKIAICYEVLVAAHLNNINSEKIDFFLASVAKHQIGMKKAENALKMISEKYKIPALLVNTIGKADGMTCYGKSLALNKHAEKISCLNQEESLLIINLE